A region from the Mucilaginibacter sp. CSA2-8R genome encodes:
- a CDS encoding tetratricopeptide repeat protein, producing MQADRLQKLLDFLKDEPNDEFLQYALATEYLRLNDTEKALQYYEKLVAEHPNYSGTYYHLGKLYETLGRKEEALATYQQGIQITRQKRDNHALSELQSAYNQAVGLYDDDDDY from the coding sequence ATGCAGGCAGACCGCTTACAAAAATTACTCGATTTTTTAAAAGACGAGCCCAACGATGAGTTTTTACAATACGCACTGGCCACAGAATATTTACGGTTAAACGATACTGAAAAGGCGTTGCAGTATTATGAAAAGCTGGTTGCCGAGCATCCCAATTATTCCGGTACCTATTATCATTTGGGCAAGTTATACGAAACTTTAGGCCGTAAAGAAGAGGCTTTAGCTACTTACCAGCAAGGCATTCAGATAACTAGGCAAAAACGCGATAATCATGCGCTGTCTGAGCTGCAGTCGGCCTATAACCAGGCTGTTGGTTTATATGACGACGACGATGATTATTAA
- the prmA gene encoding 50S ribosomal protein L11 methyltransferase — MNYYELLFTVMSAEDYHQDLLIDELAGLGFDTFEEADFGFKAYIPSEKFNKALVDERLSDYNDMFSFSYEVNLIPQKNWNEVWESNFNPIQVGDQIYVRATFHEPKAGFPYEIVIDPKMAFGTGHHDTTCLMMASMLETDLRGKNVLDMGCGTGILAILASKLGAGKLTAIDYDILCYKSTFENTELNKVNGVQIICGSKEAIPDEDFDVILANINRNILIDQMPKYAEVLKFEGEIFFSGFYETPDLAIIKEEAAKHSLNYISHKVSNHWVAAKFVKA; from the coding sequence ATGAACTATTACGAATTGCTTTTTACCGTGATGAGTGCGGAAGATTATCATCAAGATTTGCTGATTGATGAATTGGCCGGTTTGGGCTTTGATACGTTTGAAGAAGCCGACTTTGGCTTTAAAGCATACATACCGTCCGAAAAATTTAACAAAGCCTTGGTAGATGAGCGATTAAGCGATTATAATGATATGTTCAGCTTCTCGTATGAGGTCAATCTGATTCCGCAAAAAAACTGGAACGAGGTATGGGAAAGTAATTTTAACCCCATACAAGTGGGCGATCAAATTTACGTGCGGGCCACCTTTCATGAGCCGAAGGCCGGTTTTCCGTACGAAATTGTAATTGATCCTAAAATGGCGTTTGGCACCGGGCACCATGATACTACCTGCCTGATGATGGCCAGTATGCTGGAAACTGATTTGCGAGGTAAAAATGTGCTCGACATGGGTTGTGGTACAGGCATATTGGCTATACTAGCATCCAAATTAGGCGCCGGTAAACTTACCGCTATTGATTACGATATTTTGTGCTATAAAAGTACTTTTGAAAATACGGAGCTTAACAAGGTTAATGGTGTTCAAATAATCTGTGGCTCTAAAGAAGCAATTCCTGATGAAGATTTTGATGTGATACTCGCTAATATCAATCGTAACATTTTGATAGACCAGATGCCGAAGTATGCCGAAGTGTTAAAATTTGAAGGAGAGATATTTTTTAGTGGTTTTTATGAAACGCCTGATCTGGCCATCATTAAAGAAGAAGCTGCCAAGCACAGCCTTAATTACATCAGTCACAAAGTGAGCAATCACTGGGTTGCTGCAAAATTTGTGAAGGCTTAA
- the chrA gene encoding chromate efflux transporter translates to MNKRGPLFLRDVLVYTFTTFGGPQAHVAILLRDFVEKRNYITEGELMELNALSQVLPGPSSTQTLVGIAWKVGGLQLAILTFLVWIFPSAAIMCMAAIGYKSLASTGRVEEVLRFIRPAAVGIVAYAAVVFAQRILKTKTSVYLATGSLVATLILQNPYAFPILILLGGIISSALETQPSEDVLRAKLYANVNPRKVSYFIGILLFFAALGAIINRTSPFSLPIRLFENFYRNGILIFGGGQVLVPLMYTEFVKLKHYLSNAEFLSGYALQQALPGPTFSFTSFLGAITLGNKGFGLSGQIAGGIVAVLGINLPGLILILFIVPFWEDLKKITRIKNSLSGINAVAVGFMATALILLTAPFGTNWMAYLIMAGAFCLLYFTKVKTPIVILLGVVLGLIF, encoded by the coding sequence TTGAATAAGCGCGGCCCGTTATTTTTACGTGATGTATTGGTTTATACCTTTACCACTTTTGGTGGGCCACAGGCACACGTAGCTATTTTGCTGCGCGATTTTGTAGAAAAGCGTAATTACATAACTGAGGGTGAATTGATGGAGCTTAATGCTCTGTCGCAAGTGCTGCCAGGGCCTTCATCCACACAAACGCTGGTGGGTATAGCCTGGAAAGTAGGTGGCCTGCAACTGGCTATACTCACCTTTTTAGTCTGGATTTTTCCATCAGCGGCTATTATGTGTATGGCAGCTATTGGCTATAAGAGCCTGGCATCCACCGGCAGGGTAGAGGAGGTGCTACGTTTTATCCGGCCGGCTGCTGTAGGTATTGTAGCTTACGCTGCAGTAGTATTTGCGCAACGTATTTTAAAAACTAAAACCAGTGTTTACCTGGCCACAGGATCATTGGTTGCTACCCTGATTCTGCAAAATCCCTACGCTTTTCCTATACTTATCCTATTAGGAGGAATTATTTCGTCTGCGCTCGAAACCCAACCCAGTGAGGATGTTTTACGGGCTAAGTTATACGCCAATGTAAACCCCAGAAAAGTAAGTTATTTTATTGGTATACTTTTATTTTTTGCAGCTTTAGGTGCTATCATTAACCGTACGTCACCTTTTAGTTTACCTATACGCCTGTTTGAGAACTTTTACCGAAACGGCATCCTTATTTTTGGCGGTGGCCAGGTATTGGTACCTTTAATGTACACCGAGTTTGTTAAATTAAAGCATTACCTCAGTAATGCCGAATTTTTGTCGGGCTATGCGCTGCAACAGGCGCTACCCGGACCCACCTTTTCGTTTACCTCATTTTTAGGGGCAATTACTTTGGGCAATAAAGGGTTTGGGCTATCGGGGCAAATAGCCGGTGGGATAGTGGCTGTGTTAGGCATCAACCTACCCGGACTAATTTTGATTTTGTTTATTGTTCCTTTTTGGGAAGACTTAAAGAAAATTACCCGCATTAAAAATTCACTGAGTGGCATTAACGCAGTGGCGGTAGGATTTATGGCTACCGCCCTCATTTTGCTTACGGCTCCCTTTGGCACCAACTGGATGGCTTACCTTATTATGGCCGGGGCTTTTTGCCTGCTATACTTTACTAAAGTAAAAACGCCCATCGTTATTTTGCTGGGCGTTGTATTAGGTCTGATATTTTGA
- a CDS encoding PepSY-associated TM helix domain-containing protein, translating to MSAFKKALLFTHRWLGFVSGLVVIIVSITGCLFCFQDEIQDALHDYRHVAVQNVAMLKPSALQVQALRHLPKGTVSAVAYLGANRPAQIGVTDKEGYHSVFLNPYTGAFLHEELMQSNFFIIVEYIHLYLLMPPNIGRVVVGVSVLIFVMLMVTGIILWWPKRKTDRKRSFTIKWNGRWRRVNYDLHNVLGFYATGIALVLAITGLSMSFKWVEQGIYKAGNLGKHYAREAQMESLKSDSLHRGTKLAQPFYDYIYNVTAKSSPGANMYLIYEEAGAAGTVRGIAYAKSLHYTTNDFYVFDKHTGKLIYHLLDNEKSVGLKLNNANYDIHVGQIAGLPGKIIAFLASLICASLPITGFIIWYGKRNKKKPVKRRKRAFVTQYSNG from the coding sequence ATGAGTGCTTTTAAAAAAGCTTTACTCTTTACCCACCGCTGGCTCGGATTTGTATCCGGGCTGGTGGTAATTATAGTAAGTATAACCGGATGTTTATTTTGCTTTCAGGATGAGATACAGGATGCTCTACATGATTACCGGCATGTGGCTGTACAAAATGTTGCTATGCTTAAGCCGTCAGCATTACAGGTGCAGGCTTTAAGGCACCTGCCCAAAGGTACAGTGTCAGCCGTAGCCTACCTTGGAGCTAATCGTCCGGCGCAGATTGGTGTAACTGATAAAGAGGGTTACCATAGTGTTTTCTTAAATCCGTATACCGGTGCTTTTTTACATGAGGAGTTGATGCAAAGCAACTTTTTTATTATTGTAGAATACATACATTTATACCTGCTGATGCCACCTAATATTGGCCGTGTAGTGGTGGGTGTATCCGTTCTCATATTTGTGATGCTAATGGTTACAGGCATTATATTGTGGTGGCCTAAGCGCAAAACAGACCGCAAGCGTAGTTTCACTATTAAGTGGAACGGCCGATGGCGCCGAGTAAACTATGATTTGCATAATGTGCTGGGTTTTTACGCTACTGGCATTGCGCTGGTTTTGGCAATCACCGGTTTATCCATGAGTTTTAAATGGGTGGAGCAAGGTATATATAAGGCAGGCAATCTCGGCAAGCACTATGCCCGCGAAGCGCAAATGGAAAGCTTAAAATCAGATTCGCTGCACAGAGGAACTAAACTTGCCCAGCCCTTTTACGACTACATTTATAATGTGACAGCAAAAAGCTCGCCTGGCGCCAATATGTACCTTATTTATGAAGAGGCGGGAGCTGCAGGTACGGTTCGTGGTATTGCTTACGCTAAATCATTGCATTATACCACTAACGATTTTTACGTGTTTGATAAACATACCGGTAAGTTGATCTATCATTTATTAGATAACGAGAAAAGTGTAGGCTTAAAGCTGAATAATGCTAATTATGATATACATGTTGGGCAGATTGCCGGCTTGCCAGGTAAGATTATTGCTTTTTTAGCAAGCCTTATTTGTGCAAGTTTACCTATCACGGGTTTCATTATCTGGTATGGCAAGCGTAACAAGAAAAAGCCTGTTAAGCGCCGTAAGCGTGCATTTGTTACCCAATATTCAAACGGGTGA
- a CDS encoding type B 50S ribosomal protein L31: protein MKKDLHPSNYRLVVFKDMSNDYSFITKSCIDTRETVQWEDGNEYPLVKLEISHTSHPFYTGKMKLVDTAGRIDKFRSRYAKK from the coding sequence ATGAAAAAAGACCTGCATCCCTCAAACTATAGATTAGTTGTTTTTAAAGACATGTCTAACGACTACTCTTTTATCACTAAATCATGCATCGATACTCGCGAAACCGTACAGTGGGAAGACGGTAACGAATATCCGTTGGTTAAATTAGAGATTTCGCACACCTCGCATCCATTCTACACCGGTAAAATGAAACTGGTAGATACTGCAGGACGTATTGATAAATTCCGCAGCCGTTACGCTAAAAAGTAA
- a CDS encoding bifunctional nuclease family protein, with the protein MKKIKLDIVGLSYSQTQSGAYALVLGEVNGRRRLPIIIGSFEAQAIAIEIEKMTPSRPLTHDLFKSFAQAYHINVQEVIIYNLVDGIFYAKLICSDGKKTAEIDARTSDAIAMAVRFDCPIFTHEFILSTAGIVIEGNDFVYLENLSEAAEEKPNQSSTVSYTSLSIDELKTKLQSALAEEAYEKAAKIRDELNKRKAS; encoded by the coding sequence ATGAAAAAAATTAAGCTCGACATTGTTGGTTTGTCTTATAGTCAAACACAATCAGGAGCGTACGCATTAGTATTGGGCGAGGTAAACGGACGTCGCCGGTTGCCTATCATCATTGGTAGTTTTGAGGCGCAGGCAATTGCCATCGAAATTGAAAAGATGACCCCAAGCCGCCCGCTTACTCACGACTTATTTAAAAGCTTTGCGCAAGCTTACCACATTAACGTACAAGAAGTTATTATATATAACCTGGTTGACGGTATTTTTTATGCCAAACTCATTTGCAGCGACGGAAAAAAAACTGCTGAAATTGATGCTCGTACGTCAGACGCCATTGCTATGGCCGTACGTTTTGATTGTCCGATCTTTACTCACGAATTTATCCTGTCTACCGCGGGTATTGTAATAGAAGGTAATGACTTTGTATACCTCGAAAACTTAAGCGAAGCAGCCGAAGAAAAACCAAACCAGTCGAGCACAGTAAGTTATACATCTTTGAGCATTGACGAATTGAAAACTAAACTGCAGAGCGCCCTGGCCGAAGAAGCTTATGAAAAAGCAGCCAAAATACGCGACGAGCTGAATAAACGCAAAGCTTCCTGA
- a CDS encoding nucleoside permease: protein MNIKFRLILMNFLQFFIWGSWLITIGVYWFQNKQWSGAQFGAIFSTMGISAIFMPALTGIMSDRFINAEKLYGVMHILGAAVLFTLPQITNPTTFFWVMLLNMICYMPTLSLSITVAYSALRGKGYDVVKDYPPIRIWGTIGFIAALWTVSLTHNETSANQFYIASAVALGLGIYSFTLPKCPPLLSKVASKSFVNSLGLNAFALFKSPKFAIFFMFSMLLGAALQLTNAYGDTYIHDFKSVAAYQDTIAVKYPAIIMSISQISETLFILAIPFFLRKFGIKYVMLFSMLAWVLRFGLFAFGDPAGGLWMIVLSCIVYGMAFDFFNISGSLFVETQTTPEIRGSAQGLFMMMVNGFGALFGSFASGLLIDKYFTLPNQTKDWHGIWLTFAAYTLVIAIIFPFVFKYKHNAALKHAIEHA, encoded by the coding sequence ATGAATATTAAGTTTCGCTTAATACTGATGAATTTCCTGCAGTTTTTTATTTGGGGTTCATGGCTCATCACTATTGGGGTATACTGGTTTCAAAACAAGCAATGGTCGGGGGCGCAGTTTGGCGCTATATTTTCAACCATGGGTATATCGGCCATTTTTATGCCAGCGCTAACCGGTATAATGTCAGACCGATTCATTAATGCCGAAAAGCTGTACGGCGTTATGCATATTTTAGGTGCGGCTGTGCTGTTTACGCTACCTCAAATTACTAACCCAACCACCTTTTTCTGGGTGATGCTGTTAAACATGATTTGCTATATGCCAACCCTTTCGCTATCTATCACGGTAGCATATTCTGCATTAAGAGGCAAAGGTTATGACGTAGTAAAAGACTACCCTCCTATCCGCATTTGGGGAACCATCGGTTTTATTGCTGCTTTATGGACTGTTAGCTTAACACATAACGAAACATCGGCAAACCAGTTTTACATTGCTTCGGCCGTTGCTTTAGGGTTAGGAATATATTCATTTACCTTACCTAAATGTCCGCCGTTGTTGAGCAAAGTAGCCAGCAAATCTTTTGTTAACTCGTTAGGATTAAACGCTTTTGCATTGTTTAAATCGCCCAAGTTTGCCATCTTTTTTATGTTTTCGATGCTGCTTGGCGCCGCCTTGCAGCTAACCAATGCTTATGGTGATACTTACATCCATGATTTTAAAAGCGTAGCTGCTTACCAGGACACCATCGCCGTGAAATACCCGGCTATCATCATGTCTATATCTCAGATTTCGGAAACGCTTTTTATCCTGGCCATTCCGTTTTTTTTAAGAAAATTTGGTATTAAATACGTTATGTTATTTAGTATGCTTGCCTGGGTGCTGCGCTTTGGCTTGTTTGCCTTTGGCGACCCGGCAGGCGGCTTGTGGATGATTGTCCTGTCTTGTATTGTTTATGGCATGGCGTTCGACTTTTTTAATATCTCGGGGTCGCTGTTTGTAGAAACACAAACCACACCTGAAATACGTGGCAGCGCGCAAGGTTTATTTATGATGATGGTTAATGGGTTCGGGGCTTTATTCGGCAGCTTTGCAAGCGGCCTTTTAATTGATAAGTATTTTACGCTGCCTAACCAAACTAAAGACTGGCATGGCATCTGGTTAACTTTTGCCGCATACACCTTAGTTATTGCCATTATATTCCCATTTGTATTTAAATACAAGCATAACGCAGCGCTGAAGCACGCTATAGAACATGCCTGA
- a CDS encoding TonB-dependent receptor, translating into MKSLFRSLLIPFFILAVFAQTYAQSRGTIQGKVITSDRKPAENVSVRLQGTRYGTITNNNGEYTLRAPAGSYNLVVSQVGVQSTESAVTVTSSKTLRLPALTINTGNAQLKEVNVNGGSTRFTPKVSNDAAKIPLSPLENAQSYTTITNELLKEQQVFSVDDALRNSSGIQKLWDATGRGGDGGSYFTLRGFVVQSSLRNGVAGLVTNTVEVVNTDKVEVIKGPSGTLYGSALPSFGGLVNRVTKKPYEAFGGEVSQSVGGYNYGFGKFSLSRTAIDVNTPVTANENVLFRLNAAYNFNNSFQNYGQASNIALAPSLSIKASEKLSFLLESEMFFGRSSSMRPFFFFYDSPKALGISKVSDLNIDYNQAYINEDITQRSRSVNYFAQANYKISDKITSQTIFSSSNSFSNGASPYFYLVTDATALGASAATPAGRNYILRYDQSTLNSKNNVMQVQENINGDFNIGQLRNRFVVGLDYQHVNSNQVFYGNFYGVAPISSSTFDYGSANRAVQYQLTPKQFSNADVYPYIYKRNTYSAYISDVINITEQLLASAGIRVDHFRNGNNYQYDGTLSTGSKEYSQTAFSPKFGLVYQPIKEQFSLFANYQNGFTNPGYYTNAAGQSVRAEIQNANQLEGGVKMALFNGKLNGTVSYYRIKLTNVLRNAIGTTAPNASVQDGTQLSKGFEADVVANPFAGLNIVAGFSYNDSKFSKANADVQGLRPNTAGSPYLANFYISYRLPKTAIKGLGAGLGGNYASENKVINSVSQGTFSLPSYTVLNANLFYDVAKYRISLNANNVGNKHYYTGYTTINPQNLRQFVLSAAYKF; encoded by the coding sequence ATGAAATCACTTTTCCGCTCACTTTTAATTCCGTTCTTTATCCTTGCTGTATTTGCACAAACTTATGCACAAAGCAGGGGGACTATACAAGGCAAGGTTATTACGTCCGACCGTAAACCTGCCGAGAACGTTTCGGTGCGTTTGCAAGGTACCCGTTACGGCACCATCACCAACAATAATGGCGAGTACACTTTACGTGCGCCAGCAGGTTCGTATAATTTAGTAGTTTCTCAAGTGGGGGTACAAAGTACCGAATCGGCTGTTACCGTAACGTCCTCTAAAACTTTACGCTTACCTGCGCTCACTATCAATACGGGCAATGCCCAGCTTAAAGAAGTAAATGTAAACGGAGGAAGCACTCGTTTTACACCTAAAGTTAGTAATGATGCTGCCAAAATTCCGTTATCTCCGCTCGAGAACGCTCAGTCTTATACCACAATTACCAACGAGCTACTTAAAGAGCAGCAGGTATTTTCGGTAGATGATGCGTTAAGAAATTCGTCGGGTATACAAAAGCTATGGGATGCCACTGGCCGTGGAGGTGATGGCGGCTCATATTTTACCTTGCGCGGTTTTGTAGTACAAAGCAGCCTACGCAATGGTGTAGCAGGTTTGGTTACCAATACGGTTGAAGTAGTTAACACCGACAAGGTAGAAGTTATAAAAGGCCCGTCTGGTACTTTATATGGTAGTGCATTACCATCATTTGGTGGTTTGGTTAACCGGGTTACTAAAAAGCCTTATGAAGCTTTTGGCGGGGAGGTATCGCAAAGTGTTGGCGGTTATAACTATGGATTCGGTAAATTTAGTTTGAGCCGTACTGCAATTGACGTGAATACACCGGTTACCGCAAATGAAAATGTGCTATTCCGCTTAAACGCTGCTTATAATTTTAACAACAGTTTTCAAAACTATGGGCAGGCAAGTAATATTGCCCTGGCGCCAAGTTTATCTATCAAAGCAAGCGAAAAACTATCATTCTTGTTAGAGTCAGAGATGTTCTTTGGCCGTAGCTCATCTATGCGCCCCTTCTTTTTCTTTTATGACTCTCCAAAGGCATTGGGCATAAGCAAAGTAAGTGACCTAAATATCGACTATAATCAAGCTTACATAAACGAAGATATTACACAACGGTCACGTAGCGTTAACTATTTTGCGCAGGCAAACTATAAAATCTCTGATAAGATTACGTCACAAACCATTTTCAGCTCGTCAAATAGTTTTTCTAACGGTGCCAGTCCGTATTTTTATTTAGTAACTGATGCTACAGCTTTAGGTGCGTCTGCAGCAACGCCAGCAGGCCGTAATTATATATTACGTTATGACCAATCAACCCTGAATAGCAAAAACAACGTAATGCAGGTTCAGGAAAACATCAACGGTGATTTTAATATCGGTCAGTTACGTAACCGTTTTGTAGTAGGGTTAGATTATCAGCATGTTAACTCTAATCAAGTATTTTATGGTAATTTTTATGGGGTAGCGCCTATTAGTAGTTCGACTTTTGATTATGGCAGTGCCAACCGGGCAGTCCAGTATCAGCTGACACCAAAGCAGTTTAGCAATGCTGATGTCTATCCTTATATTTACAAAAGGAACACTTATAGTGCTTACATTTCTGATGTAATTAATATCACTGAGCAATTGCTCGCTTCGGCCGGTATTCGGGTCGATCATTTCCGCAACGGTAATAATTACCAATATGATGGTACACTATCAACCGGCTCAAAAGAGTATAGCCAAACTGCATTTTCGCCTAAGTTTGGCTTAGTTTACCAGCCAATTAAAGAGCAGTTTTCGCTGTTTGCCAATTACCAGAACGGTTTTACCAATCCAGGCTATTATACTAACGCTGCAGGGCAATCGGTAAGAGCCGAGATACAAAATGCTAACCAGTTAGAGGGTGGCGTTAAAATGGCGTTGTTTAACGGTAAGCTGAATGGTACGGTGAGTTACTATCGTATTAAATTAACTAATGTATTGCGTAACGCTATCGGCACTACCGCCCCTAATGCCAGTGTACAGGACGGAACCCAATTAAGTAAAGGATTTGAAGCTGATGTAGTAGCCAACCCCTTTGCGGGTTTAAATATAGTAGCCGGATTTTCATACAACGACTCAAAGTTTTCCAAAGCCAATGCCGATGTGCAGGGTCTGCGTCCTAACACCGCCGGCTCACCTTACCTGGCCAACTTTTACATCAGCTATCGCTTACCTAAAACGGCTATAAAAGGCTTGGGTGCGGGTTTGGGCGGAAATTATGCCAGCGAAAATAAAGTTATCAACAGCGTAAGCCAGGGTACTTTTTCGCTGCCATCATACACTGTACTAAACGCTAACTTATTTTACGATGTAGCTAAATATCGTATAAGCTTAAATGCCAATAACGTGGGCAATAAACATTATTATACTGGCTACACTACTATTAACCCGCAAAACCTGCGTCAGTTTGTGTTAAGTGCTGCCTATAAGTTTTAA
- the tpiA gene encoding triose-phosphate isomerase — translation MRKKIVAGNWKMNLDYNEGLSLFSEIVNMVKDEVTGQQQAVVCSPFIHLYSLAQLAKGHDKVAVGAQNINDHEAGAYTGETSAKMVKSTGAAYVILGHSERRQYFGEDNKLLAVKTDVALKNGLKPIFCIGETLDEREAEQHFDVIKTQLQEGVFHLSTEEFSQTVLAYEPVWAIGTGKTATAEQAQEIHAFIREQVANNYTQEVADNTTILYGGSANPKNAPELFAQPDIDGGLIGGASLKSRDFLDIVKVFN, via the coding sequence ATGAGAAAAAAAATAGTTGCCGGCAACTGGAAAATGAACCTGGATTATAACGAAGGCTTGTCCCTGTTTTCTGAAATTGTAAACATGGTGAAAGACGAGGTAACCGGGCAGCAGCAAGCCGTTGTTTGTTCGCCGTTTATTCATTTATACAGTCTGGCTCAACTGGCCAAAGGACATGATAAGGTAGCAGTTGGCGCCCAAAACATTAACGATCATGAGGCAGGCGCTTATACCGGCGAAACTTCTGCTAAAATGGTAAAGTCAACCGGTGCAGCTTACGTAATATTAGGCCACTCTGAGCGCCGCCAGTACTTTGGCGAAGATAATAAGCTGTTAGCAGTTAAAACCGATGTAGCACTGAAGAACGGTCTAAAACCAATTTTTTGTATTGGAGAAACGTTAGACGAGCGCGAAGCTGAGCAGCATTTTGACGTGATTAAAACGCAGTTGCAAGAAGGCGTTTTTCACCTTTCGACCGAAGAGTTTAGCCAGACAGTGTTAGCTTATGAGCCGGTTTGGGCTATTGGTACAGGCAAAACTGCAACTGCTGAGCAGGCGCAGGAAATCCATGCTTTCATCCGTGAGCAGGTTGCCAATAACTATACGCAAGAAGTGGCCGACAATACCACCATTTTATACGGGGGTAGTGCCAATCCTAAAAATGCGCCTGAGTTGTTTGCTCAACCGGATATTGACGGTGGTCTGATTGGCGGTGCGTCCCTCAAATCACGCGACTTTTTGGATATTGTTAAAGTGTTTAATTAA
- a CDS encoding putative sugar nucleotidyl transferase, with amino-acid sequence MAVILFDDTAHYTLRPLTFTRPVANLRLGILTIAEKWAKHLQTGYSYLTQPYLQAKFPVQLQEQNLFINGCVCPDADLLEAIDRLRSGQALYSADCLIAVKLNQTEAAAFTPEQKFDDQTLYNLPYISIRYPDHIFKKNDTELRRDFALLTKGRSSANISSTNTIIGSDFFAEEDAVAECSTFNTTNGPIYLGPRTEVWEGTHIRGGLALCHDSQIKMGAKIYGATTIGPKSRVGGEINNAVIWGHSAKGHEGYLGNSVLGEWCNIGADSNNSNLKNNYAEVKLWDYTTRHFRKTGLQFCGLIMADHSKCGINTMFNTGTVVGVSANVFGGGFPRNFIPDFAWGGAQGFEIYSLEKMFETVKLVYERRNLELDDIERRLLTDIFNLTQPYRVF; translated from the coding sequence ATGGCTGTTATATTGTTTGACGATACCGCACATTACACTTTACGCCCGTTAACTTTTACCCGCCCGGTAGCCAACCTGCGCTTAGGCATACTTACCATTGCCGAAAAATGGGCCAAGCACCTGCAAACCGGCTATTCGTATCTCACCCAGCCATACCTGCAAGCTAAGTTTCCGGTACAGTTGCAGGAGCAAAACCTGTTTATCAATGGCTGTGTTTGTCCTGATGCGGATTTGCTCGAAGCCATTGATCGCTTGCGTTCCGGCCAGGCGCTTTACAGTGCCGACTGTTTAATAGCAGTAAAGTTGAACCAAACGGAGGCCGCTGCATTTACGCCCGAGCAAAAGTTTGATGATCAGACACTCTACAATCTGCCATACATCAGCATCCGGTATCCCGACCATATTTTTAAAAAGAACGATACAGAACTTCGGCGCGATTTTGCCTTGCTTACCAAAGGGCGCAGCAGTGCTAACATCAGCAGCACCAATACCATTATCGGCTCTGATTTTTTTGCCGAAGAAGATGCTGTAGCCGAGTGTTCTACTTTTAATACCACTAACGGACCAATATACCTCGGACCGCGTACGGAGGTATGGGAGGGCACGCACATTAGAGGCGGACTGGCACTTTGCCACGACTCTCAGATTAAGATGGGCGCCAAAATATATGGTGCTACCACCATTGGCCCCAAGAGCAGGGTAGGCGGTGAAATCAATAATGCCGTTATCTGGGGGCATTCTGCCAAAGGGCACGAAGGTTACTTGGGCAACTCGGTGTTAGGAGAGTGGTGTAACATTGGTGCCGACTCCAACAATTCTAACCTTAAAAACAATTATGCCGAGGTAAAACTTTGGGATTACACTACCCGGCACTTCCGCAAAACCGGCTTGCAATTTTGCGGTCTTATCATGGCCGATCACTCTAAGTGTGGCATCAATACCATGTTTAACACCGGTACCGTTGTGGGCGTAAGTGCTAACGTGTTTGGCGGTGGTTTCCCGCGAAACTTTATACCCGATTTTGCTTGGGGAGGTGCGCAAGGCTTTGAGATTTACAGCCTCGAAAAAATGTTTGAAACCGTAAAGCTGGTGTACGAACGGCGTAATTTAGAACTGGACGACATAGAACGCCGGTTACTTACCGATATATTTAATTTAACCCAACCATACAGAGTATTTTAA